CGCTGGTCGAGATCGTCGAGGCGATCGAGGGTCCGATCGGCATGACCGAGTGCAGCATGGCCGAAGGCCAGTGCGATCGCGAGGCGCAGTGCGGCGTGCGCGGCAGCTGGCAACTGGTCAACAACGTGCTGGACAACGCGCTGCGCGCGGTCAGCCTGGCCGACATGCTGAAGCCGCAACCGCCGCGGCCGTCGCGACGGATCGCTGCCGTGGCCATCAGCGACATCGCGATGCCGGCCAAATCCCGCCGGGTCACCACCGAATGAACGAGATCATGAACGAGCAGAGCAGCACCGCCACCGCGTTGCGCGACAACGCCGCCGTTGCCGAGGCACTGGGCCGCAGCTACAGCGCCGGCTTCGTCACCCAGATCGAGATGACCGGCCTGCCGCCCGGCCTGGACGAGGACACCGTGCGCGCGATCTCGGCGGTCAAGGGCGAACCGGAGTGGATGACAAACTGGCGGCTGGACGCCTTTCGCCATTGGCTGACCATGCCCAAGCCCGACTG
This is a stretch of genomic DNA from Rhodanobacter sp. FDAARGOS 1247. It encodes these proteins:
- a CDS encoding SUF system Fe-S cluster assembly regulator, which translates into the protein MLRVSRLTDYATVVMTCIAAHPTEVLSAVQIADETRLELPTVSKLLKALGHAALVESFRGVNGGYRLARAAADISLVEIVEAIEGPIGMTECSMAEGQCDREAQCGVRGSWQLVNNVLDNALRAVSLADMLKPQPPRPSRRIAAVAISDIAMPAKSRRVTTE